The following are encoded in a window of Actinomyces oris genomic DNA:
- the uppS gene encoding polyprenyl diphosphate synthase, translating to MTDVARDMTVEAAPPLHRPGLTPPVLPAAALPQHVAVVMDGNGRWANARGLPRTEGHRVGEANMLDVAAGAIEIGVKELSVYAFSTENWRRSPGEVRFIMGFARKVLRVQRDVLNSWNVRLRWIGRTPRLWKSVLHELREAERVTAHNTGLTLNLCINYGGRAEIADATRAIAEDVAAGRLKASSINEKTIQRYLYSPTMRDVDLFIRTGDEQRTSNFLMWSSSYAELYFSPLAWPDFNRTELWKACEAYAGRERRYGGAVDKVLHEQPTGAEDPEDDEADESPHHDGQ from the coding sequence ATGACAGACGTCGCCAGAGACATGACGGTCGAGGCCGCCCCGCCCCTGCACCGACCCGGCCTGACCCCACCCGTGCTGCCGGCCGCCGCCCTGCCCCAGCATGTCGCCGTCGTCATGGACGGCAACGGGCGCTGGGCCAACGCCCGCGGCCTGCCCCGCACCGAGGGCCACCGGGTGGGGGAGGCCAATATGCTCGACGTCGCCGCCGGCGCTATCGAGATCGGCGTCAAAGAGCTGAGCGTCTACGCCTTCTCCACCGAGAACTGGCGGCGCTCACCGGGCGAGGTCCGTTTCATCATGGGCTTCGCCCGCAAGGTCCTGCGCGTCCAGCGCGATGTCCTCAACTCCTGGAACGTCAGGTTGCGCTGGATCGGACGCACTCCGCGCCTGTGGAAGTCCGTCCTGCATGAGCTGCGTGAGGCCGAGCGCGTCACCGCGCACAACACGGGCCTCACCCTCAACCTGTGCATCAACTACGGCGGGCGGGCCGAGATCGCCGACGCCACCCGAGCCATCGCCGAGGACGTCGCCGCCGGCCGCCTCAAGGCCTCCTCCATCAACGAGAAGACCATCCAGCGTTACCTCTACTCACCCACCATGCGGGACGTGGACCTGTTCATCCGCACCGGCGACGAGCAGCGCACCTCCAACTTCCTCATGTGGTCCTCCTCCTACGCCGAGCTCTACTTCTCGCCCCTGGCCTGGCCCGACTTCAACCGCACCGAGCTGTGGAAGGCCTGCGAGGCCTACGCCGGGCGCGAGCGCCGCTACGGCGGGGCCGTGGACAAGGTGCTGCACGAGCAACCCACCGGCGCCGAGGACCCGGAGGACGACGAGGCTGACGAGTCACCGCACCACGACGGGCAGTAG